One part of the Thiohalorhabdus denitrificans genome encodes these proteins:
- the narJ gene encoding nitrate reductase molybdenum cofactor assembly chaperone codes for MSAHTETPLPWALKAVSRMLAYPEADLQAATGDLARAVVPRPELNSEERSAVRRFLDGLGEEDLLDLQAAYVETFDRSKKVSLYLFEHVYGESRDRGPAMVELKEAYREAGLEIACGELPDYLPMFLEFCAELGEGGARDWLEETGPILQQLHVRLVERDSRYAVPLRLLLRLAELDPAPEELVRAAEAEERDDTPEAHDRAWMEAPVTFGPDQPAGGGGQAQPVQWVDRDRAAGQTGRS; via the coding sequence ATGAGTGCGCACACGGAGACCCCCTTGCCCTGGGCGCTCAAGGCCGTGTCCCGGATGCTGGCCTATCCCGAGGCCGACCTGCAGGCGGCGACCGGCGACCTGGCCCGGGCCGTGGTGCCGCGGCCGGAGCTGAACTCGGAGGAGCGCTCGGCGGTGCGGCGCTTCCTGGACGGGCTGGGGGAGGAAGACCTGCTCGACCTCCAGGCCGCCTACGTGGAGACCTTCGACCGCAGCAAGAAGGTCTCCCTCTACCTGTTCGAGCACGTCTACGGCGAGTCCCGCGACCGTGGCCCGGCCATGGTGGAGCTGAAGGAGGCCTACCGCGAAGCGGGCCTGGAGATCGCCTGCGGCGAGCTGCCCGATTACCTGCCCATGTTCCTGGAGTTCTGCGCCGAGCTGGGGGAGGGCGGGGCCCGGGACTGGCTGGAGGAGACCGGGCCCATCCTGCAGCAGCTCCACGTCCGGTTGGTGGAGCGGGACAGCCGCTACGCCGTCCCCCTGCGGCTGCTGCTCCGCCTGGCGGAGCTGGACCCCGCGCCCGAGGAGCTGGTGCGTGCGGCGGAGGCCGAGGAGCGGGACGACACGCCGGAGGCCCATGACCGGGCCTGGATGGAGGCCCCGGTCACCTTCGGGCCCGACCAGCCGGCGGGAGGCGGTGGCCAGGCGCAGCCGGTGCAATGGGTGGACCGGGACCGGGCCGCCGGGCAGACCGGACGGAGCTAG
- the narI gene encoding respiratory nitrate reductase subunit gamma produces MDYWNTLLFTYYPLVAGTIFLLGSLVRYDMSQYTWKTNSSQILDNSRNFQIGSILFHAGVIFLFFGHLIGLLLPHSIYPYVGLTVSGKQILAMVSGGIAGVVMLVGAVILLYRRLFHPRVRAHSTRMDTFILLLLSAQLVLGLFTIPLSMEHLDGAVMLQLSEWAQRIVTFRPDAGQYISGVHWIYKLHIFLGITTFLVFPFTRLVHIWSIPVAYLSRQYQLVRQRRT; encoded by the coding sequence ATGGACTATTGGAACACGCTCCTGTTCACCTACTACCCCTTGGTAGCGGGCACCATCTTCCTGTTGGGGAGCTTGGTGCGCTACGACATGAGCCAGTACACCTGGAAGACCAACTCCAGCCAGATCCTCGACAACTCCCGGAACTTCCAGATCGGCAGTATCCTGTTCCACGCCGGGGTGATCTTCCTGTTCTTCGGCCACCTGATCGGCCTGCTCTTGCCGCACTCCATCTACCCCTACGTGGGCCTCACCGTAAGCGGCAAGCAGATCCTGGCCATGGTCTCCGGCGGCATCGCCGGGGTGGTGATGCTGGTGGGCGCGGTCATCCTCCTCTACCGGCGGCTCTTCCACCCCCGCGTCCGCGCCCACTCCACGCGCATGGACACCTTCATCCTGCTCCTGCTATCCGCGCAGCTGGTGCTGGGGCTGTTCACCATCCCCCTGTCCATGGAGCACCTCGACGGCGCCGTGATGCTCCAGCTGTCGGAATGGGCGCAGCGCATCGTCACCTTCCGTCCCGACGCGGGCCAGTATATTTCCGGGGTGCACTGGATCTACAAGCTGCACATCTTCCTGGGGATCACCACTTTCCTGGTGTTTCCGTTCACCCGCCTGGTGCACATCTGGAGCATCCCGGTGGCGTATTTGTCCCGGCAATACCAGCTGGTCCGCCAGCGCCGCACTTGA
- a CDS encoding peptidylprolyl isomerase → MRINQVELPEDEINLESAYVEGGGIDERNREAARRLAVRELLRQRADELGYATEGRTEAAVEEVLEAEVRVPEADEEACRRYFDANRERFRTPEELELRHILLAAAPDDPHERTRQRDAAEALVGELQTDPGRFPELARTRSACPSAEEGGHLGLIGRGQTVPELEEVVMRLPVGLAERPVETRYGFHVVEVLGRSGGEPLAYEDVRHLIADYLRERGWRRAVSQYVRLLAARAEIEGVDLEAADSPLVQ, encoded by the coding sequence GTGCGCATCAATCAGGTGGAGCTGCCCGAGGACGAGATCAACCTGGAGTCCGCCTACGTGGAGGGCGGTGGCATCGACGAGCGGAATCGGGAGGCGGCCCGGCGCCTGGCGGTCCGTGAGCTCCTGCGCCAGCGCGCCGATGAGCTGGGGTACGCCACGGAGGGCCGGACCGAGGCGGCCGTCGAGGAGGTCCTGGAGGCGGAGGTGCGGGTCCCGGAGGCGGACGAGGAAGCCTGCCGGCGGTACTTCGACGCCAACCGGGAGCGCTTCCGCACCCCCGAGGAGCTGGAGCTCCGCCACATCCTGCTGGCCGCCGCCCCCGACGACCCCCACGAGCGCACCCGGCAGCGGGACGCGGCGGAGGCGCTGGTGGGGGAGCTGCAGACCGATCCGGGCCGCTTTCCGGAGCTGGCGCGGACCCGCTCCGCGTGCCCGTCCGCCGAAGAGGGCGGCCACCTGGGGCTGATCGGCCGCGGCCAGACGGTTCCCGAGCTGGAGGAGGTGGTCATGCGGCTTCCGGTGGGCCTGGCGGAGCGCCCGGTGGAGACCCGCTACGGCTTCCACGTGGTGGAGGTTCTTGGCCGCAGCGGGGGAGAACCGTTGGCCTACGAGGACGTGCGGCACCTGATCGCCGACTACCTGCGGGAGCGTGGCTGGCGGCGGGCGGTAAGCCAGTATGTTCGGCTCCTGGCCGCCCGGGCGGAGATCGAAGGGGTGGACCTGGAGGCCGCGGACAGCCCGCTGGTGCAGTAA
- a CDS encoding MFS transporter: MKNLEGVTRGDQYRALGLSTLAFTVCFAVWTIFSVIGVKIQQDLGLSETQFGVLVATPILTGSISRIFLGIWTEQYGGRLVFTLLMLITAVCVYLLSFVESYPMFLLAALGIGLAGGSFIVGIAYTSYWFEQERQGTALGIFGAGNVGAAVTNFGAPFLLVAMGWERTAVVYATVLAAMAVVFFLTTKEDPVTAARRREGGKGTSALLQLEPLKYLQVWRFALYYFFVFGAFVALASYLPRYYVGAYGLEIAAAGTLAALYSLPASVFRALGGWLSDRFGARAVMYWTFLASLACLFLLSYPETSYTVMGKEGPIEFSLAMPLWGAVALTVVLGFFMSLGKAAVYKHIPVYYPEHVGSVGGLVGMIGGLGGFFLPIVFGVVLDLTGVWTSSYMVLFVLVAVSLTWMHFAIRRMERRRIPELGEERYRYLPEVQDVAPGQPRQGRENR; this comes from the coding sequence ATGAAGAACCTGGAAGGGGTGACGCGCGGCGACCAGTACCGGGCGCTGGGACTGAGCACCCTGGCGTTCACGGTGTGCTTTGCGGTGTGGACGATCTTCTCCGTGATCGGGGTGAAGATCCAGCAGGATCTGGGCCTGAGCGAGACCCAGTTCGGCGTCCTGGTGGCGACGCCGATTCTGACCGGCTCCATCAGCCGTATCTTTCTGGGCATATGGACGGAGCAGTACGGCGGGCGGCTGGTGTTCACGCTGCTGATGCTGATCACCGCGGTGTGCGTATATCTGCTCAGCTTCGTCGAAAGCTACCCGATGTTTCTGCTCGCCGCGCTGGGCATCGGTCTGGCGGGCGGCTCGTTCATCGTCGGCATCGCCTACACCAGCTACTGGTTCGAGCAGGAGCGCCAGGGCACGGCGCTGGGGATCTTCGGCGCCGGCAACGTGGGCGCGGCGGTGACCAACTTCGGGGCGCCGTTCCTGCTGGTGGCGATGGGCTGGGAGCGGACCGCGGTGGTGTACGCCACGGTGCTGGCGGCCATGGCGGTGGTGTTCTTCCTCACCACCAAGGAAGACCCCGTCACCGCGGCGCGTCGGCGCGAAGGCGGCAAGGGGACCTCGGCGTTGCTGCAGCTCGAGCCCTTGAAGTACCTGCAGGTGTGGCGCTTCGCGCTGTACTACTTCTTCGTGTTCGGCGCCTTCGTGGCGCTGGCCTCCTACCTGCCGCGCTACTACGTGGGGGCCTACGGCCTGGAGATCGCCGCCGCCGGCACCTTGGCCGCCCTGTACTCCCTGCCGGCGAGCGTGTTCCGGGCCTTGGGGGGCTGGCTGTCCGACCGCTTCGGCGCGCGCGCGGTGATGTATTGGACCTTTCTCGCCTCCCTGGCCTGCCTGTTCCTCCTGTCCTACCCCGAGACCAGCTACACGGTGATGGGCAAGGAAGGGCCCATCGAATTCAGCTTGGCCATGCCGCTGTGGGGCGCGGTGGCGCTGACCGTGGTGCTGGGCTTTTTCATGTCGCTGGGCAAGGCGGCGGTCTACAAGCACATCCCGGTGTACTACCCGGAGCACGTGGGCTCGGTGGGCGGTCTGGTGGGCATGATCGGCGGCCTCGGCGGCTTTTTCCTGCCCATCGTGTTCGGGGTCGTGCTCGACCTTACGGGAGTTTGGACGAGCTCGTACATGGTGCTGTTCGTGCTGGTGGCGGTGTCGCTGACCTGGATGCACTTCGCCATCCGGCGGATGGAGCGCCGGCGCATCCCCGAGCTGGGCGAGGAGCGCTACCGCTACCTGCCGGAGGTCCAGGACGTGGCGCCCGGCCAGCCTAGGCAAGGAAGGGAAAACCGATGA
- a CDS encoding NarK family nitrate/nitrite MFS transporter, with translation MSQGKKEASEAEKVDKPVLTDWRPEDEEFWEAHGKRIASRNLWISIPSLLLAFCVWLVWSMVATRLNGIGFDFTTNELFWLTALPGLSGATLRIFYSFMVPIFGGRRWTAISTLSLAIPAVWMGLAVQDPTTTFTEFALIGILCGFGGGNFASSMANISFFYPKAQLGTALGLNAGLGNLGVSVMQFTVPIVIGYAIFGALGGDPVTLQADGGTREIYLQNAGYIWVPFILLFAVAAWIWMNDIASAKASFKDQAVIFRRKHQWLMSWLYIATFGSFIGYSAGFPLLIANQFPAVEGVQYAFLGPMVGALIRPVGGWMADKLGGASVTFWNFVVMIAAVFGVIYFLPLGDSAGSFWGFFAMFMVLFVTTGIGNGSTFRMIPVIFRTQHERWSAGKGGQAEQEAVRNANKESAATLGFSSALAAYGAFIIPKSYGTAISLTGGPAAALYAFIAFYFTCLAVTWWFYYRKNAEVPC, from the coding sequence ATGAGCCAGGGCAAAAAGGAAGCTTCCGAGGCGGAGAAGGTCGACAAGCCGGTGCTGACGGACTGGCGTCCCGAGGACGAGGAATTCTGGGAGGCGCACGGCAAGCGGATCGCCAGCCGCAACCTGTGGATCTCCATCCCGTCCCTGCTGCTGGCCTTCTGCGTGTGGCTGGTGTGGTCCATGGTGGCCACCCGGCTGAACGGCATCGGCTTCGATTTCACCACCAACGAGCTGTTCTGGCTCACGGCGCTGCCGGGGCTGTCCGGGGCCACGCTGCGGATCTTCTACAGCTTCATGGTGCCCATCTTCGGCGGCCGGCGCTGGACGGCCATCAGCACCCTGTCGCTGGCCATCCCGGCGGTGTGGATGGGGCTGGCGGTGCAAGACCCCACCACCACCTTCACCGAGTTCGCCCTGATCGGCATCCTGTGCGGCTTCGGGGGCGGCAACTTCGCCTCGTCCATGGCCAACATCAGCTTCTTCTACCCCAAGGCGCAGTTGGGCACGGCGCTGGGCCTGAACGCCGGGCTGGGCAACCTGGGCGTGAGCGTCATGCAGTTCACGGTGCCCATCGTCATCGGCTACGCCATCTTTGGCGCCCTGGGCGGCGACCCGGTGACCCTGCAGGCGGACGGCGGCACCCGGGAGATCTACCTGCAGAACGCCGGCTACATCTGGGTGCCCTTCATCCTGCTGTTCGCGGTGGCCGCCTGGATCTGGATGAACGACATCGCCTCGGCGAAGGCGAGCTTTAAGGACCAGGCGGTGATCTTCCGGCGCAAGCACCAGTGGCTGATGAGCTGGCTCTACATCGCCACCTTCGGCTCCTTCATCGGCTACTCGGCGGGCTTCCCGCTGCTGATCGCCAACCAGTTCCCGGCGGTGGAGGGCGTCCAGTACGCCTTCCTCGGCCCCATGGTGGGGGCCCTGATCCGTCCGGTGGGGGGCTGGATGGCCGACAAGCTGGGCGGGGCCTCGGTGACCTTCTGGAACTTCGTAGTCATGATCGCGGCGGTGTTCGGGGTGATCTACTTCCTGCCGCTGGGGGACAGCGCCGGCAGCTTCTGGGGCTTTTTCGCCATGTTCATGGTGCTGTTCGTGACCACGGGCATCGGCAACGGCTCCACCTTCCGGATGATCCCGGTGATCTTCCGCACCCAGCACGAGCGGTGGAGCGCCGGGAAAGGCGGGCAGGCCGAGCAGGAGGCCGTCCGCAACGCCAACAAGGAGTCCGCGGCGACGCTGGGCTTTTCCTCGGCGCTGGCGGCCTACGGGGCCTTCATCATCCCCAAGTCCTACGGAACCGCCATCAGCCTCACCGGCGGCCCGGCGGCGGCGCTGTACGCCTTCATCGCCTTCTACTTCACATGCCTGGCGGTGACCTGGTGGTTCTACTACCGGAAGAACGCCGAGGTGCCCTGCTAG
- a CDS encoding TetR/AcrR family transcriptional regulator yields MSKPHEERKSEIIEAALEISADRGVSGATTKAIAERVGIAQPTIFRHFRNRDAIFEAAVAAIADALFRNISGQFEGDEPADARLRELIRRQLGFIGQRRGIPRLLFSDRLHLEIPVLRRSLLGVMERYTEAVAGLIEEGIWEGRFRADQDPRETARILISLIQGLVVRWSLSDFAFDLEEEAEGIWRVLGPGLLRK; encoded by the coding sequence ATGAGCAAGCCCCACGAGGAGCGAAAATCGGAGATCATCGAGGCCGCCCTGGAGATCTCGGCGGACCGCGGGGTGAGCGGGGCCACCACCAAGGCCATCGCGGAACGGGTGGGAATCGCCCAGCCCACCATCTTCCGCCACTTCCGTAACCGCGACGCCATCTTCGAGGCGGCGGTGGCGGCCATCGCCGACGCGCTGTTCCGCAACATCTCCGGGCAGTTCGAGGGCGATGAGCCGGCCGACGCCCGGCTGCGGGAGCTGATCCGGCGCCAGTTGGGCTTCATCGGGCAGCGCCGGGGGATCCCCCGTCTGCTGTTCTCCGACCGCCTCCACCTGGAGATCCCGGTCCTGCGCCGGTCCCTGCTGGGGGTGATGGAGCGGTACACGGAGGCAGTGGCCGGCCTCATCGAGGAGGGGATCTGGGAGGGCCGGTTCCGCGCCGACCAGGATCCCCGCGAGACGGCCCGGATATTGATCTCCCTGATCCAGGGGCTGGTGGTGCGGTGGTCGCTGTCGGATTTCGCCTTCGACCTGGAGGAGGAGGCGGAGGGCATCTGGCGGGTGCTGGGGCCGGGGCTCCTGCGGAAATGA
- a CDS encoding cytochrome c, translated as MGERLSREGPAGGGRPWGWLGLVAVVVCCAGPAPASGAGPLERVMGTMEEDFQGLSRALLREDHAEAAAAARRLADHPTPGLTEKLGLLSRFGTDAGQFREYDERTRRAARDIAEAADAKALERMTEGFHRLVDSCLACHRRFGNPSSPDAEE; from the coding sequence ATGGGCGAACGACTGAGCCGGGAAGGCCCCGCCGGGGGCGGGAGACCGTGGGGCTGGCTGGGATTGGTGGCGGTGGTGGTCTGCTGCGCCGGGCCGGCTCCGGCCTCCGGGGCCGGGCCCCTGGAACGGGTGATGGGGACCATGGAGGAGGACTTCCAGGGGCTGTCCCGTGCCCTTCTCCGGGAGGACCATGCGGAAGCGGCCGCGGCCGCCCGCCGGCTGGCCGATCACCCCACGCCCGGTTTGACGGAGAAGCTCGGCCTGCTGAGTCGGTTCGGCACGGACGCGGGTCAGTTCCGGGAATACGATGAACGCACCCGGCGGGCGGCGCGCGACATCGCCGAGGCCGCCGATGCCAAGGCCCTGGAGCGCATGACCGAGGGCTTCCACCGCCTGGTGGACAGCTGTCTGGCCTGTCACCGCCGCTTCGGGAATCCGAGCAGCCCCGACGCCGAGGAATAG
- a CDS encoding efflux RND transporter periplasmic adaptor subunit, protein MAKGSSFLRRWIWVVLGLAVGLALVALLVANRQSPGQGEAARDVPTLSVIEVQPLELRLVARGHGVARAAESWRATANVGGRVVERHPELESGNILPEGTELLALDPTRYRLAIAEAEAELASLDAEKRQLDTEEENTRELLALERERLDLEEKELERVQRLADRGQISRSARDKQRRATVTQRQAVAKLENELALIPTRRKQLQARREQARTRREQAREDLADTRFEAPYDLRVGEVDIELHDRASPGQLLFRADSTESAEVEAHVPLPMLRRVVGGVADLEGAPGALDLQERVGLQALDAQVVLAGVRDVRWRGRVTRIASGLDPTTRTVRVVVTVDAPYEKAEPPERPVLQPGMYVRVRLSAPSPEPRLVVPASAVHDGAVYLATGEDRLERRPVTVAFEQDDLAVIADGLAPGDRVIVDDPVPAVDGMAVDPRHDEALEEELRRRAEGAGA, encoded by the coding sequence ATGGCTAAGGGGTCTTCATTCCTCCGCCGCTGGATCTGGGTGGTGCTGGGCCTGGCGGTCGGCCTGGCCCTGGTGGCGCTGCTCGTGGCCAACCGCCAGTCCCCCGGCCAGGGGGAGGCGGCCCGGGACGTTCCCACCCTTTCGGTGATCGAGGTTCAGCCGCTCGAGCTCCGGCTTGTGGCCCGCGGCCACGGCGTCGCCCGCGCGGCCGAGAGCTGGCGGGCCACTGCCAACGTCGGCGGGCGCGTGGTGGAGCGCCACCCCGAGCTGGAAAGCGGCAACATCCTGCCCGAGGGCACGGAGCTGCTGGCCCTGGACCCCACCCGCTACCGCCTCGCCATTGCCGAAGCCGAGGCCGAGCTGGCCTCGCTGGATGCGGAAAAGCGGCAGCTCGATACCGAGGAAGAGAACACCCGGGAGCTGCTGGCGCTGGAGCGGGAGCGCCTGGACCTGGAGGAAAAGGAACTGGAGCGGGTCCAGCGGCTGGCCGATCGAGGTCAGATCTCGCGCTCGGCCCGCGACAAGCAGCGGCGCGCCACCGTGACGCAGCGCCAGGCGGTGGCGAAGCTGGAAAACGAGCTGGCCCTGATCCCCACCCGCCGCAAGCAGCTGCAGGCGCGACGGGAGCAGGCCCGGACGCGCCGGGAGCAGGCCCGCGAGGACCTCGCCGACACCCGCTTCGAGGCCCCCTACGACCTGCGTGTCGGGGAGGTGGACATCGAGCTCCACGACCGGGCCTCGCCGGGGCAGCTGCTGTTCCGGGCGGATAGCACCGAGTCGGCGGAGGTGGAGGCCCACGTCCCCCTGCCCATGCTGCGCCGGGTGGTGGGCGGCGTGGCCGATCTGGAGGGCGCGCCCGGGGCCCTGGACCTGCAGGAGCGGGTCGGCCTCCAGGCCCTCGACGCCCAGGTGGTTCTGGCCGGCGTCCGGGATGTGCGCTGGCGGGGGCGGGTGACCCGGATCGCCAGCGGCCTGGACCCCACCACCCGCACGGTACGGGTGGTGGTCACCGTGGACGCCCCCTACGAAAAGGCCGAGCCTCCGGAACGCCCGGTCCTGCAGCCGGGCATGTACGTGCGTGTCCGGCTGTCCGCCCCGAGCCCCGAGCCGCGGCTGGTGGTTCCGGCCTCCGCCGTGCACGACGGCGCCGTCTATCTCGCCACCGGGGAGGATCGCCTTGAGCGGCGCCCGGTCACGGTGGCCTTCGAGCAGGACGATCTGGCCGTGATCGCCGACGGGCTCGCCCCCGGCGACCGGGTTATCGTCGACGACCCCGTCCCCGCGGTGGACGGCATGGCGGTGGATCCCCGCCACGACGAAGCGCTGGAGGAGGAGCTGCGGCGGCGCGCCGAGGGGGCGGGGGCGTGA